The following coding sequences are from one Scomber japonicus isolate fScoJap1 chromosome 3, fScoJap1.pri, whole genome shotgun sequence window:
- the rereb gene encoding arginine-glutamic acid dipeptide repeats protein isoform X2, giving the protein MDDLFSPRRSLNSTQGEIRVGPSHQAKLPELQPRPTPALQIQTESEDLMWTPGVNDCDLLMYLRAARSMAAFAGMCDGGSTEDGCLAASRDDTTLNALNMLHASHYDAAKALQRLVKKPLPKLIEKCWSEDDVKRFIKGLRQYGKNFFRIRKDFLPSKKTGELITFYYHWKKTPEAAGTRAYRQQRRQPSSRKAKTRSAAAPVNTPTRNYSVDASSASEDDLDSEDSEQEVKSCSHCGATTVSPTGSKDWHQGGRDNPLLCTSCRTYENKHGCLPPSQKSAGAPFMFKPVKEEEEVNSKHGMRTRRSRAPLSSLRSGHRRLTGSPTSEDQQSSSQTSPSGAVSHSLRTSSTDSKNESTKKTNKKIKDEVASPKTTKRVRENPAQEPDEPEKVTPKRPKTQDPQGSRSEVEAEVEEESSSESRSAQDDGSSDTKDIDQDNRSSSPSIPSPQQGNESDSDSSAQPNGVPSEPVPPAAVLPDTPVAQTLPSQGPPVTPQPQQSTPSADPAQSPPPPSPDAPQSAAGQSAAVVGPNSRPQPTSHSVLGPPSALGQDPLAFQVPPALSSVASQPQAPQRPPPFFRESQLPQPPLSGPQIKPPPTTPIPPSHKQLPHQAATPFPQMPSNLPPPPALKPLNSLPNQHPPGAPPPPLQMMPQPLPMQSLPTQLPVIFHAQTHPGKNSSSSNPSGAASHPLTSVTSSTVCPVPSLQSSFPPLPLRPSTTTTAGGSQIQIKEEPLDEEEVAESPPSPPRSPSPEPTISNIASHASQSARFIKHLDRGYNSCARTDLFFTPLSSSKLAKKREEAVEKSRREAELSARQEREREKDREREREREADRNARASSSSHDSRMSEVQMTVQAHGRPSFEQPPTTVAAVPPYIGPDTPALRTLSEYARPHVMSPTNRNHPFYVSLSPGDPLLAYHMPGLYSAEPSLRERELRNLRERELRERMKPGYEVKPPDLETLHPSANPMEHFARHGALALPHIPGPPHPFAQFHPGLNHLERERMVLAGPQLRPELSYAERLTAERLHAERMASVADPATRLQMLNVTPHHHQHSHIHSHLHLHQQDPLGQGSSPHPLVDPMAPGPRLARFPFPGGPIPNPLLSDLPHDHEMLRHPLFGAAYPRELQGPIPQMSAAHQLQAMHAQSAELQRMAMEQQWLHGHHLHGGPLPSQEDYYSRLKKEGDKPS; this is encoded by the exons ATGGACGACCTGTTCAGTCCTCGGAG GAGCCTGAACAGCACACAGGGCGAAATCCGAGTGGGACCAAGTCATCAG GCAAAGCTCCCGGAGTTGCAGCCGCGGCCCACGCCTGCTTTACAGATTCAGACAGAGAGTGAGGATCTGATGTGGACACCCGGGGTCAATGACTGCGACCTTCTCATGTACCTCAGAGCCGCCAG GAGCATGGCAGCGTTTGCAGGGATGTGTGACGGTGGATCCACAGAGGATGGATGTTTGGCGGCGTCCCGTGATGATACCACACTCAACGCACTCAACATG CTGCACGCGAGTCATTATGATGCAGCAAAGGCTCTCCAGCGTCTGGTTAAGAAGCCTCTGCCGAAGCTTATTGAGAAATGCTGGTCGGAGGATGATGTG AAACGCTTCATCAAAGGCCTCAGACAGTACGGAAAGAATTTCTTCAGGATCCGGAAAGACTTTCTTCCCAGCAAAAAGACT GGAGAGCTGATCACTTTCTATTACCACTGGAAGAAAACTCCTGAGGCTGCAGGAACAAGAGCTTATCGACAGCAACGCCGACAGCCATCCTCTCGTAAGGCAAAGACTcgctctgcagcagctcctgTCAACACCCCGACTCGAAATTATTCAG TGGATGCAAGTTCTGCAAGTGAGGATGATCTTGATAGTGAGGACAGTGAGCAGGAAGTCAAGAGCTGCAGCCACTGTGGTGCAACAA CTGTTTCTCCAACAGGTTCTAAGGATTGGCACCAAGGAGGAAGAGATAACCCCTTGCTGTGCACGTCCTGCCGCACATATGAAAACAAACACGGCTGTCTGCCACCATCTCAGAAGTCTGCTGGCGCTCCATTCATGTTTAAACCTgttaaagaggaagaagaggtgaaCAGCAAGCATGGCATGAGGACACGACGAAGCAGAGCACCG CTGTCATCTTTAAGAAGCGGCCACAGGAGGCTCACAGGCTCCCCCACCAGTGAGGATCAGCAGTCCAGCAGCCAGACCTCCCCAAGTGGAGCAGTTTCTCATTCTTTGAGAACATCTTCTACAGACAGCAAGAATGAGTCCACAAAGAAGACAAACAAG AAGATTAAAGACGAGGTTGCATCACCAAAGACAACAAAGCGTGTGAGAGAGAATCCTGCTCAGGAGCCGGATGAGCCTGAAAAAGTTACACCTAAAAGGCCGAAGACACAG GATCCTCAGGGCTCCCGGTCAGAGGTAGAGGCCGAGGTCGAGGAGGAAAGCTCTTCAGAAAGCCGCAGTGCTCAGGATGATGGCAGCAGTGACACCAAAGACATCGATCAGGACAACCGCAGCTCCTCTCCCAGCATTCCCAGCCCTCAACAGGGCAACGAGAGCGACTCCGACTCTTCTGCTCAGCCCAACGGTGTCCCGTCAGAGCCGGTCCCCCCGGCTGCTGTCCTGCCTGACACACCGGTCGCGCAGACCCTCCCGTCTCAGGGCCCTCCTGTCACTCCCCAGCCACAGCAAAGCACCCCCTCTGCTGACCCTGCTCAgagcccccctcctccctctccagaCGCCCCTCAGTCAGCCGCTGGTCAGTCAGCTGCCGTAGTGGGCCCAAACAGCCGACCACAGCCCACCTCCCACTCTGTCTTGGGTCCACCATCAGCATTGGGTCAGGACCCACTGGCATTTCAGGTCCCGCCTGCTCTTAGCTCTGTGGCTTCACAGCCTCAGGCGCCCCAGCGACCCCCACCCTTCTTTAGGGAGTCGCAGCTCCCCCAGCCTCCTCTCTCTGGCCCACAAATCAAGCCTCCTCCCACTACTCCAATtccaccttcacacaaacaattGCCACACCAGGCTGCTACACCTTTCCCCCAGATGCCCTCcaatctccctcctccacctgctctgAAGCCCCTCAATTCACTGCCCAACCAGCATCCTCCAGGtgctccccctccccctcttcaGATGATGCCACAGCCTTTACCAATGCAGTCACTTCCCACCCAACTTCCAGTGATCTTTCATGCGCAGACCCACCCTGGAAAGAACTCAAGTTCTTCTAATCCATCTGGTGCAGCCTCACACCCCCTCACCTCTGTAACATCATCCACTGTCTGCCCCGTCCCCAGCCTCCAGTCATCTTTTCCGCCTCTTCCACTGAGGCCGTCAACGACCACTACTGCAGGAGGATCACAAATTCAGATTAAAGAAGAGCCGctggatgaggaggaagtagcTGAAAGCCCACCATCTCCACCACGCAGTCCCTCGCCAGAGCCCACCATCAGCAACATAGCAAGCCATGCCAGTCAGTCGGCACG GTTTATCAAACACTTGGATCGTGGCTACAACTCGTGTGCCAGAACAGACCTGTTCTTCACACCGCTTTCATCCTCCAAGCTGGccaagaagagggaggaggccGTGGAGAAATCCAGGAGAGAGGCCGAGCTCAGTGCTCGACAAGAACGTGAAcgggagaaggacagagaaagagagcgagaaagagaggcTGACAGAAACGCT AGAGCCTCCAGCTCCTCCCATGACAGTCGTATGAGTGAAGTTCAGATGACGGTTCAAGCCCACGGACGCCCTTCCTTTGAGCAGCCACCCACTACTGTAGCTGCTGTGCCTCCCTACATTGGCCCTGATACACCAGCCCTTCGCACCCTGAGTGAATACGCCCGCCCCCATGTCATGTCTCCCACAAACCGCAACCACCCTTTCTACGTGTCACTGAGCCCCGGGGACCCGCTGCTGGCCTACCACATGCCAGGCCTGTACAGCGCAGAGCCCAGCCTCAGAGAGCGTGAGCTGAGGAACCTCCGAGAGAGGGAACTCCGCGAGAGGATGAAGCCCGGTTACGAGGTCAAACCCCCAGATCTGGAAACCTTACACCCCTCTGCCAACCCCATGGAGCATTTTGCCAGACACGGAGCGCTGGCTCTTCCCCACATACCCGGGCCTCCACACCCCTTCGCACAATTCCACCCTGGGCTGAACCATCTGGAGCGGGAGAGGATGGTGCTAGCGGGGCCTCAGCTGCGCCCGGAGCTGAGTTACGCTGAGCGACTAACTGCAGAGAGGCTTCACGCAGAGAGGATGGCCTCCGTGGCAGACCCCGCGACCAGGCTGCAGATGCTCAACGTGACGCCACATCATCACCAGCACTCTCACATTCACTCTCACCTTCACCTGCACCAACAGGATCCCCTCGGTCAAG GTTCGAGCCCTCATCCTCTAGTGGATCCCATGGCTCCAGGACCACGTTTGGCCCGGTTCCCCTTCCCTGGTGGCCCTATCCCCAACCCTTTACTCAGTGATCTTCCTCATGATCATGAGATGCTGCGCCACCCTTTGTTTG GAGCTGCATATCCACGAGAGCTGCAGGGTCCTATTCCTCAGATGTCTGCTGCGCACCAGCTCCAGGCCATGCATGCACAatctgcagagctgcagaggatGGCGATGGAGCAGCAGTGGCTGCATGGGCATCACCTGCATGGAGGCCCTTTACCCAGTCAGGAAGATTATTACAG CCGTCTGAAGAAAGAAGGTGACAAGCCATCGTGA